GATGGGGTCCGCCGACATCTACGAGGCCGTCGAACGCCTCCCCGAGATCCGCGAGTCCCTCGTCATCGGCCTCGAAGAGCCGGACGGAGGCTACTGGATGCCTCTGTTCGTCCACCTCGCCGAGGGCGCCACGCTCGACGACGAGCTGCGCGACAGCATCAAGCGGACGATCCGCGAGAACCTCTCACCCCGCCACGTCCCGGACGAGGTCATCGAGGTCCCCGGCATCCCCCACACCCTCACCGGCAAGCGCATCGAGGTTCCGGTCAAGCGACTGCTCCAGGGGACAACCCTGGCCAAGGCGGTGAACCCGGGGTCCGTCGACAACCTCGAACTCCTCCACTTCTACGAGAACCTCGCCCGCGAGCGCCACTGACCCCGCCGCCCGCACGACCGCTGTCAGTCCCTCTGATTACTCTGAGTGAGCAATCGTTCGCAGCGCACAGGGGGACTCATGGCGCACATCAAACCGACCGGGCGAAGCCGTCAGGGCTTTGCACCGTCCATGCGACGCGCACTGCGCCGCGAAGCACCCAGCACCGTCGGCCTCCTGGTCGACGCCGAGGACTTCGCGGCCATGCGCCACTACCGCAGCTTCACCTTCGACGACCACGCGGTCTACCTCCGACAGGTCGAGGGGCTGCTGCGCACGCTCACGGCCCAGGGCATGCACACCACCGTCGCACTCTTCGACCCCGAGGACTACGCGCAGTTCTGCGCCGAGTCGGGCCTCGATCCCGACGCGCGCACGAGCCGCAGCCGCTTCACCGCCGAGATCGCCGCAGCCGGCGCCACGGTCGCCTACACCGGCCAGCCCATCGACACACTGATCCCGCTCCTCGTCTCACGGGCCGTCCGCCACGCGACATGGGAGTACGCCACGATGCTGCTCTCCGGACTCGGTGACTGCGCCGACTGCGGGCAGGACATCGGCCGGGCCGCCTTCGACCGGGCGTCGCACCTCCTGATGCGTCTGCTGGGGACGGCGGGACCGGGCACCCATCACATCGTCTGCAGCACACCCACCGGCGACGAACAACTCCTGGCCGTCCTCCACACCTCGCAGGACACGGACGGCCCGGCCCGGCTCCCGTCCTCCGAAGGGGCGGAGTTCGCCACCGTGCTCGCCGTGGGAGTCGCGCTCGAGACCCAGGGTGGCGTCGTCCTGCGCACCACCGCGCCCGGCAGCCCGGACCGGGTGCACGGATGGCGCCTGCACCGGGGCAGCCTCCTCCCGCTCACTGCGGGCGAGGTGTTCAGCGCCTACTGCACCGACGCCGACACGGGAGAACCCGTGTCCCCGGAATCCGGCGTCGAGTACTGCGCGGGGTTCGACCTCGGCACCGACGAACCGGAGGCCCACCACTGACCCCCGGCAGACCGAAGGGGTCCCCGCCGAAACCGGCGGGAACCCCTTCACATCCGACCGCGTGCGGCGGACGGCGTCACTCGCCCGACAGCACCGCCTGCGCCGCGAGCCGAGCCTCGTCGGCGGAGTCCGCCGCACGCGCCGCGGACGCCGCGCGCTCGCACTGCGCGAGTGTGTGCTTCGCCAGCGTCGCCCGCACATAGGGAATGGACGCCGCACCCATCGACAGGGAGGTGACACCCAGACCGGTCAGTACACACGCCAGGAGCGGGTCCGAGGCTGCCTCACCGCAGACCCCACAGCTCTTGCCCTCGGCCCTGGCGGCCTCGGCCGAGAGCGCGACCAGGTCGAGCAGCGCCGGCTGCCACGGGTCCTGGAGCCTGGACACGGCTCCCACCTGACGGTCGGCCGCGAAGGTGTACTGCGCCAGGTCGTTGGTGCCCAGCGACAGGAACTCCACCTCCTGCAGGATCGACCGGGCCCGGAGCGCGGCGGACGGAATCTCCACCATCGCACCGAACTTCGCCTGCAGCCCCGCCTCACGGCAGGCATCGGCGAACGCCTTCGCGTCCGCGCGGTCGGCCACCATCGGGGCCATGACCTCGAGGTAGACGGGCAGACCCTCGACCGCGCGCGACAGGGCGGTCAGCTGTGTCCGAAGGACATCCGGGTGATCGAGCAGACTGCGCAGCCCCCGCACACCCAGCGCGGGGTTGGGCTCGTCGGCGGGCGTCAGGAACTCCAGCGGCTTGTCGGCACCGGCGTCCAGCACCCGCACGACGACGCGCCCCTCGGGGAACGCCTCCAGCACCGCGCGGTAGGCCTCGACCTGCTTCTCCTCGGAGGGCGCCTGCTTGCTGTCGTCCAGGAAGAGGAACTCCGTACGGAACAGCCCGACGCCCTCGGCACCTGCCTCCAGAGCCGCCGGAACATCTCCGGGGCCACCGACATTCGCGAGCAGCGGCACCTTGTGACCGTCCGAGGTGGCGCCGGGGCCGGTCACGGCCGACAGTGCCGCCCTGCGGGCCGCCGACGCGCTCTCCATCTCGGCGCGCTTCTCCTGGCTCGGCTCGACGAAGATCTCACCCGTGCTGCCGTCCACCGCCACGACCGTGCCCTCGGCGATCTCACCGGCGCCGGGGAGGGCCACGACGGCCGGCACCCCGAGTGCCCGCGCGAGAATCGCGCTGTGGCTGGTCGGCCCGCCCTCCTCGGTCACGAAGCCGAGAACCAGTGTGGGGTCGAGCAGCGCGGTGTCGGCGGGGGCCAGGTCACGCGCGATCAGCACGTACGGCTCGTCACTGTCCGGCACACCTGGCATCGGGACTCCGAGCAGCCGAGCCACGATCCTGTTACGGACGTCGTCGAGGTCGGCGACCCGGCCCGCCAGGTACTCACCGGCATTGGCCAACAGAGCGCGGTACGCGGCGAACGCGTCGTAGACACCGCGCTCGGCGGTGCTGCCGACGGCGATACGACGCTCGACATCGGCGATCAGCTCGGGGTCCTGCGCCATCATGGCCTGGGCCTCGAGCACGTGCTGGGCCTCGCCCCCCGCCAGATTGCCGCGCGCGATGAGGTCGGCCGCAACGGCTTCCACGGCCTGGCGGGCACGCCCCTGCTCGCGCTCCGCCTCGTCCGAGGGAATCTGTTTGGCCGGGGGTTCGAGCACCGCCGTACCCATGTGCCGAACTTCGCCGATCGCCACACCGTGGCTCACGCCGACGCCTCGCAGCGTTGTCTCCATTTCACCCGTCTCCGATTGTGCGGCGGTTGCACCGTCGCGGTGGATACCCAACTGGCTGGTCACTGCGCCGAGGGTGTCACTGCCAGCCGAACAACGTCTCGCCGACCTTGACGTCGCCGTCCTCGCGCACGTCGGAAAGGGAATCGGCCGTGGCCTCCAGGGCCACGACCGGGCAGATCGCGGACTTGCCGGCGGCCTCGACGCCGGCGGGATCCCAGCGGACGATGCCCTGACCGCGGGTCACCGTGTCACCCTTGTTCACGAGAAGCTCGAAGCCCTCGCCGTTGAGCTGCACGGTGTCGATCCCGAGGTGCGTCAGCACTCCGTGCCCCTGGTCGTCGACGACGACAAAGGCGTGCGGGTGGAGGGAGACGACGATGCCGTCGACCGGTGAGACGGCCTCGGAGGGCTCGCGCACGGGGTCGATGGCGGTGCCGGGACCCACCATCGCTCCGGAGAACACGGGGTCGGGAACCGCGGTGAGCCCGATGGCGCGGCCGGCAAGAGGGGACGTCACTGTGGTCATGGAGAGCCTCCCAGGGGTGGGGATCCTGATGGTCACCGCCACGGCTGATCGGGGGCGGCGTACTGATCAGCAGCGTAAGTCATATGAAGTCCCGGTTCCGCCCGAGAGCTGCCGGTTGGCAGACCTAGAGGTGTACCGCAAACGATTTGCCTCGTCTCACGGTCGCCTGTACTGTCGTACCCCTGCCTGACCCCAACGGGACTTCAGAGTCCGGGATCGGCAGCGACTCCCAAGCCCAGACTGTAACTCTGACTGATGCTCTCGCATGCTCGCGAGGACCCCGGTCAGGAACACGGAAAAGGCCTGATAGAGTCGGACTCGCCGGAAAGGGAAACGCGAAAGCGAAGAACTGGAAAGCGGATAAAGTAGTACCGCAGTAACCCGCTTCCACCGGGAATCGGACACGAAAGAGTCTGATAGAGTCGGAAACGCAAGAACGAAGGGGAGCGCCCGGAGGGCCCCGGCGAAACGGGACCGAAGGAAGCGTCCGTTCCTTGAGAACTCAACAGCGTGCCAAAAGTCAACGCCAGATATGTTGATACCCCGGCCTGCATCACGCAGGTTGGTGGTTCCTTTGAAAAGTCCTGCACGGTCCTCGGACCGGGTAGGCAACATCAGCGAGGACGCTGTGAACAACCGGTCATATTCCGACCTGGTTGTTCCGCTCTTGCATGGTGCTCTCCCGATTACGGGAAAACATTCATGGAGAGTTTGATCCTGGCTCAGGACGAACGCTGGCGGCGTGCTTAACACATGCAAGTCGAACGATGAAGCCCTTCGGGGTGGATTAGTGGCGAACGGGTGAGTAACACGTGGGCAATCTGCCCTTCACTCTGGGACAAGCCCTGGAAACGGGGTCTAATACCGGATAACACTCTGTCCCTCATGGGGCGGGGTTAAAAGCTCCGGCGGTGAAGGATGAGCCCGCGGCCTATCAGCTTGTTGGTGGGGTAATGGCCTACCAAGGCGACGACGGGTAGCCGGCCTGAGAGGGCGACCGGCCACACTGGGACTGAGACACGGCCCAGACTCCTACGGGAGGCAGCAGTGGGGAATATTGCACAATGGGCGAAAGCCTGATGCAGCGAC
The DNA window shown above is from Streptomyces sp. Alt3 and carries:
- a CDS encoding PTS sugar transporter subunit IIA — its product is MTTVTSPLAGRAIGLTAVPDPVFSGAMVGPGTAIDPVREPSEAVSPVDGIVVSLHPHAFVVVDDQGHGVLTHLGIDTVQLNGEGFELLVNKGDTVTRGQGIVRWDPAGVEAAGKSAICPVVALEATADSLSDVREDGDVKVGETLFGWQ
- the ptsP gene encoding phosphoenolpyruvate--protein phosphotransferase, which gives rise to METTLRGVGVSHGVAIGEVRHMGTAVLEPPAKQIPSDEAEREQGRARQAVEAVAADLIARGNLAGGEAQHVLEAQAMMAQDPELIADVERRIAVGSTAERGVYDAFAAYRALLANAGEYLAGRVADLDDVRNRIVARLLGVPMPGVPDSDEPYVLIARDLAPADTALLDPTLVLGFVTEEGGPTSHSAILARALGVPAVVALPGAGEIAEGTVVAVDGSTGEIFVEPSQEKRAEMESASAARRAALSAVTGPGATSDGHKVPLLANVGGPGDVPAALEAGAEGVGLFRTEFLFLDDSKQAPSEEKQVEAYRAVLEAFPEGRVVVRVLDAGADKPLEFLTPADEPNPALGVRGLRSLLDHPDVLRTQLTALSRAVEGLPVYLEVMAPMVADRADAKAFADACREAGLQAKFGAMVEIPSAALRARSILQEVEFLSLGTNDLAQYTFAADRQVGAVSRLQDPWQPALLDLVALSAEAARAEGKSCGVCGEAASDPLLACVLTGLGVTSLSMGAASIPYVRATLAKHTLAQCERAASAARAADSADEARLAAQAVLSGE